A window of Bradyrhizobium sp. AZCC 1719 genomic DNA:
CCGGCGGCGCGAATTTCTTCCGCCGCGGTGTAGATCGTGCCCTTGAGTTTCGGATGCGGCTCGGCGGTCTTCGCCGCAATCGCGACATTGGCGCCGTCACGCGCGGCGCGAAGCGCAATCGCCAGCCCAATGCCGCGACTGGCGCCGGAGATGAACAACGTCTTGCCTATGAGGGATGTCATGACGAGAACCTCCAGTTATGGACGCACGAACGAACGGCTCCCTCCCCCCTTGCGGGGGAGGGTTGGGGAGAGGGGTACGCCACGGGCGCTGACGGCAGACATACTCGATCCTGCGTCAACGACCCTCGCTAAGCGATCGGCGAAGCCGAGAGCCTTGTCCGTGCGATGCGTCGAACAGTCGAGCAAGTGGCACCCCTCTCCCTAACCCTCCCCCGCAAGGGGGGAGGGAACCCATCCGCTAGTGCGTCCCTTACAAACCTGCGTCCCTTACGAGTGCGCGGCTTCATTATCCAACTGCTACGCTTACTGCCCCACCGCCGCCGCCCCTCTCGTGCGCGGATCGGGGGCGCCGAGCAGGCCAGTGGGCGTGACGGCGATCGAATTGGCCGAGGTCTGGCCGAGCGGCTCGATCACCTGATGGCCCTTCTCCTTTAGCGCATCCAGCGTTTCCTGCGGGAAGCCGCGCTCCACGCGCACCACATCCGGCATCCATTGATGGTGCAGCCGGGGTGCGGCCACGGCGGTGGCGACGTCCATCTTGTAATCGAGCACGTTGACCACGACCTGCAGCACGGCTGAAATGATGCGGCTGCCGCCCGGCGAACCCGTCACCAGCACCGGCTTGCCGTCCTTCAGCACGATGGTGGGCGACATCGACGACAGCGGCCGTTTGCCCGGGCCTGGCAAATTGGCTTCGAAGCCGACCAGGCCGAACGCGTTCGCCGCGCCGGGTGCTGCGGTGAAGTCGTCGAGTTCGTTGTTGAGCAGCACGCCGGTGCCATCGGCGACGAGGCCGACGCCATAGGAAAAATTCAGCGTATAGGTGTTGCTGACGGCATTACCGCGGGCGTCGACGACGGAATAATGCGTGGTATTGCTGCCCTCGCGCGGCAGGCTCACGGATAACGCCTCGGCGGGCGTAGCGCGCGCAAGGTCGATGCTGGCGCGTTGCTTTGCCGCGTAATCCTTCGCGATCAGGATACTCGCCGGCGCATTGACGAAGGCGGGATCGCCGAGATAGCGCGCCCGGTCGGCGTAAGCGCGCTTCATGGCTTCGATCATGACATGCAACGAGGGCGCCGAGCCCTGCTTCATGTCCGCCATCGCAAACCCTTCGAGAATGTTCAGCGCTTCCAGTAGCACCGTGCCGCCGGACGAGGGCAGCGGCATCGACACGATCTCATAGCCGCGATAACTGCCGCGCACGGGACTGCGGATCACCGCCTCATAGGATTTGAGATCGTCCGCCGTCATGATGCCGCCGGCATCGCGGACGGCTTTTGCCAGCCGTTCGGCGACCGGGCCCTGGTAAAATCCACGCGGTCCCTGCTCGGCAATCGCCGACAGCGTTGCCGCGAGATCGGCCTGAACCAGACGGTCGCCCTCTCGCAGCGCCGTGCCGTCGTCACGGGAGAACGCCTTGGCCGAGTTCGGCCAGCGTGCCATCCGGCGATACATGTCCGGCAGCGTGTCGGCGGTGTCGTCGGCGATCACGAAACCGTCTCGTGCGAGCTCGATGGCGGGCTTGAGGATTTGCGCGAGCGTGAAGCGGCCGGAGCCGTATTTCTCCAG
This region includes:
- the ggt gene encoding gamma-glutamyltransferase; its protein translation is MTIFQITRRKAIAAIVLAFACGATAFAQERRFYSPDLSAVRSIAAEHGMVVAQERIAAEVGADILRQGGNAVDAAVATGFALAVTYPRAGNIGGGGFMVIHSAERNEDVAIDYRETAPAATTRDIFLGSDGKPDTDKSRNSALGIGVPGTVAGLALALEKYGSGRFTLAQILKPAIELARDGFVIADDTADTLPDMYRRMARWPNSAKAFSRDDGTALREGDRLVQADLAATLSAIAEQGPRGFYQGPVAERLAKAVRDAGGIMTADDLKSYEAVIRSPVRGSYRGYEIVSMPLPSSGGTVLLEALNILEGFAMADMKQGSAPSLHVMIEAMKRAYADRARYLGDPAFVNAPASILIAKDYAAKQRASIDLARATPAEALSVSLPREGSNTTHYSVVDARGNAVSNTYTLNFSYGVGLVADGTGVLLNNELDDFTAAPGAANAFGLVGFEANLPGPGKRPLSSMSPTIVLKDGKPVLVTGSPGGSRIISAVLQVVVNVLDYKMDVATAVAAPRLHHQWMPDVVRVERGFPQETLDALKEKGHQVIEPLGQTSANSIAVTPTGLLGAPDPRTRGAAAVGQ